The following are from one region of the Paenalkalicoccus suaedae genome:
- the acnA gene encoding aconitate hydratase AcnA, protein MTKETVLFDSKRQFDVNGQTYHYFDLKAIEEAGVANVSKLPFSVRVLLESVLRQHDGRVIKEEHVTNLAKWGTDQVQNIDVPFKPSRVILQDFTGVPAVVDLASLRKAMADMGGDPKEINPAIPVDLVVDHSVQVDHFGQSNSLRKNMELEFERNEERYKFLSWAQKSLDNYRAVPPATGIVHQVNLEYLANVVQETETAEGERIAFPDSLVGTDSHTTMINGLGVLGWGVGGIEAEAGMLQQPSYFPVPEVIGVKLNGELPEGATATDLALKVTEVLRKQNVVGKFVEFFGPGLSKMTLADRATISNMAPEYGATCGFFPVDKETLNYLRFTGRSEELVALVEAYSKANNMFYTEGSEDPEFTKTVEMDLADIKPNLSGPKRPQDLIPLSDMKKEWQQALTAPVGNQGFGLSPEEIAKSQEVTHPNGEKSVLKTGSIAIAAITSCTNTSNPHVMLGAGLLAKNAVEKGLSVPAFVKTSLAPGSKVVTGYLENAGLMEPLSALGFNLVGYGCTTCIGNSGPLPEEIEKGIADADLTVASVLSGNRNFEGRIHPLVKANYLASPPLVVAYALAGTVDIDLYNDPIGQDASGKDVFFRDIWPSNAEIDAAMKSALSSDLFKKEYERVFDDNEEWNNLDTPDGDLYNFDSESTYIQNPPFFEDLSPEPEEVKPLSALRAVAKLGDSVTTDHISPAGSIAKNSPAGKYLMEKGLSPAQFNSYGSRRGNHEVMMRGTFANIRIKNQLAPGTEGGYTTYWPTGETMAIYDACMKYRDIDTGLIVLAGQDYGMGSSRDWAAKGTNLLGIKTVIAESFERIHRSNLVLMGVLPLQFKAGESADSLGLTGKEHFDVQVTNDIQPRDHVTVVAKDEETGKVTTFEVLARFDSEVEIDYYRHGGILPMVLRNNLQEA, encoded by the coding sequence ATGACTAAAGAAACAGTATTATTCGATTCAAAGCGTCAATTCGACGTAAATGGTCAAACGTATCATTATTTTGATTTAAAAGCGATTGAAGAGGCGGGAGTTGCGAATGTCTCGAAGCTACCATTCTCTGTACGTGTCCTTTTGGAGTCCGTACTTCGCCAGCACGATGGTCGTGTTATTAAGGAAGAGCATGTAACAAACCTCGCTAAATGGGGAACGGATCAGGTGCAAAACATTGATGTGCCATTTAAGCCATCCCGTGTTATTCTTCAAGACTTCACTGGGGTACCAGCAGTAGTAGACCTTGCGTCTTTACGTAAAGCAATGGCTGATATGGGTGGAGATCCTAAGGAAATCAACCCTGCTATCCCTGTTGACCTAGTAGTTGACCACTCTGTTCAAGTTGATCACTTCGGTCAATCAAACTCCCTACGTAAAAACATGGAGCTAGAATTTGAACGTAACGAAGAGCGCTATAAGTTCTTAAGCTGGGCTCAAAAGTCCCTTGATAACTACCGTGCTGTTCCTCCTGCAACAGGAATCGTTCACCAAGTAAACTTAGAGTACTTAGCAAACGTTGTTCAAGAGACTGAAACAGCTGAAGGTGAGCGCATTGCTTTCCCTGACTCTCTTGTTGGAACAGATTCTCATACAACGATGATCAACGGCTTAGGCGTACTAGGTTGGGGTGTTGGTGGTATTGAAGCAGAAGCTGGAATGCTTCAGCAACCTTCTTACTTCCCAGTACCAGAAGTTATCGGAGTTAAGTTAAATGGAGAACTACCTGAAGGAGCAACGGCAACGGACTTAGCGCTTAAAGTAACAGAAGTATTGCGTAAGCAAAACGTTGTTGGTAAGTTTGTAGAATTCTTTGGTCCAGGTCTTTCTAAAATGACGCTTGCTGACCGCGCGACAATCTCAAACATGGCTCCGGAATATGGTGCTACGTGTGGATTCTTCCCGGTTGATAAAGAGACGTTAAACTACTTACGTTTTACTGGACGTAGTGAAGAACTAGTAGCATTAGTAGAGGCTTACTCAAAAGCGAACAATATGTTCTATACAGAAGGCTCTGAAGATCCTGAGTTCACAAAAACGGTTGAAATGGACTTAGCAGATATTAAGCCTAACCTATCTGGTCCTAAGCGTCCGCAGGATTTAATCCCTCTTTCTGATATGAAAAAGGAATGGCAACAGGCTCTTACAGCTCCTGTAGGTAACCAAGGCTTTGGGCTTTCACCTGAAGAAATCGCGAAGTCACAAGAAGTCACGCATCCAAATGGCGAGAAGTCTGTCCTTAAGACTGGTTCTATTGCCATTGCTGCGATTACTAGCTGTACGAATACATCGAACCCACACGTTATGCTTGGTGCAGGATTACTGGCGAAAAACGCCGTTGAAAAAGGGCTATCTGTACCTGCATTTGTCAAAACAAGCTTAGCGCCAGGTTCGAAAGTTGTAACTGGATACTTAGAGAACGCGGGCTTAATGGAGCCACTCAGCGCGCTCGGATTTAACTTAGTTGGTTACGGCTGTACAACATGTATCGGTAACTCTGGTCCACTTCCTGAAGAAATTGAAAAAGGAATTGCAGATGCTGACTTAACAGTTGCTTCTGTACTAAGTGGTAACCGTAACTTTGAAGGGCGTATTCACCCATTAGTGAAGGCGAACTACCTTGCTTCTCCTCCATTAGTTGTTGCTTATGCATTAGCAGGTACGGTAGACATCGATCTATACAATGATCCAATCGGTCAAGATGCTTCTGGTAAAGACGTATTCTTCCGTGATATCTGGCCTTCAAACGCTGAGATTGATGCTGCGATGAAGTCTGCACTAAGCTCCGATCTATTTAAGAAGGAATATGAGCGTGTGTTTGATGATAACGAAGAGTGGAACAACCTTGATACTCCGGATGGCGATCTGTACAACTTTGACTCTGAGTCAACGTACATTCAAAATCCACCGTTCTTCGAAGACCTTTCTCCAGAGCCTGAAGAGGTGAAGCCTCTATCAGCACTTCGTGCAGTTGCGAAGCTTGGTGATTCTGTTACAACAGACCACATCTCTCCAGCGGGATCTATTGCAAAAAATAGCCCTGCAGGAAAGTATTTAATGGAAAAAGGGCTTAGCCCAGCTCAGTTCAACTCGTATGGATCACGTCGTGGAAATCACGAAGTTATGATGCGTGGCACGTTTGCAAATATTCGTATTAAGAATCAGCTAGCTCCAGGTACAGAAGGTGGTTATACGACTTACTGGCCAACTGGTGAGACAATGGCGATTTACGATGCGTGTATGAAGTATCGCGATATTGATACTGGATTGATCGTATTAGCTGGACAGGATTACGGTATGGGAAGCTCTCGTGACTGGGCAGCGAAGGGGACGAACCTTCTTGGCATTAAAACAGTTATCGCAGAAAGCTTCGAGCGAATTCACAGAAGTAACCTTGTACTAATGGGCGTTTTACCACTTCAGTTCAAAGCTGGAGAAAGTGCTGATTCGTTAGGACTTACTGGTAAAGAGCACTTTGACGTACAAGTAACAAATGATATTCAGCCACGTGACCACGTAACAGTGGTAGCGAAGGATGAGGAAACAGGCAAAGTGACAACGTTTGAAGTACTTGCTCGTTTCGATAGCGAAGTAGAGATTGATTACTACCGTCACGGTGGTATCCTTCCAATGGTACTTCGTAATAATCTTCAAGAAGCATAA
- the selA gene encoding L-seryl-tRNA(Sec) selenium transferase yields MAKEQLRLLPPIHELLDRVSDMLREEHVSELRAKEWFTEELAQLREDLLQTTTYHTYDRKKFTDLLLARFNEQIGKLNAYNLQSVINATGTVLHTNLGRARLSKKAADHVYEIATSYSNLEYDLEAGKRGSRLAVIEELLAKASGAEAAIVVNNNAAAVYFVLSAFAKNQEVLVSRGELVEIGGSFRVSSIMEESGAQLKEVGTTNKTHLHDYLDNRSDQTAMIMKVHTSNFAVVGFTKSVSSGEIKTALLDEGDTDTLVFDDLGSGSLHPFIHEGIGDEPLISTALKSGCDLVSFSGDKLLGGPQAGIIAGRADLIQKLKKHQLARVLRVDKMTLAALEATLTDYVYGNSEAIPTVSDIRRDKDDIMSECSTFVSSLSLSSVQLEQVEDLSKVGGGTMPLVELPTAGLVVKHPLLSASRLETYFRSFETPIIGRIRSDMYFLDFRTLTADDQKVVKRALTALDNEFL; encoded by the coding sequence ATGGCGAAAGAACAGCTAAGGCTTTTACCGCCTATTCACGAACTTTTAGACCGTGTAAGTGATATGTTGCGTGAGGAGCATGTATCTGAGCTACGTGCTAAGGAATGGTTCACGGAGGAATTAGCACAATTAAGAGAGGATCTTCTCCAAACAACTACTTACCATACCTACGATAGAAAAAAATTTACAGACCTTCTTTTAGCTCGTTTTAACGAGCAAATTGGTAAGCTTAACGCTTATAACTTACAGTCTGTTATCAATGCTACTGGCACAGTCCTTCACACAAATTTAGGTCGTGCAAGACTTAGTAAAAAGGCCGCTGATCACGTATATGAAATTGCGACAAGCTACAGTAATTTAGAGTACGATCTTGAAGCTGGAAAGCGCGGATCAAGACTCGCGGTTATTGAAGAACTTCTTGCTAAAGCATCTGGTGCAGAGGCTGCTATTGTGGTGAATAATAATGCTGCTGCCGTGTATTTTGTTTTATCAGCCTTTGCTAAAAATCAAGAGGTGCTCGTATCTCGAGGGGAGCTCGTTGAAATTGGTGGCTCGTTTCGCGTTTCTTCGATCATGGAAGAGAGTGGCGCACAGTTAAAAGAAGTAGGAACAACGAACAAAACGCATCTGCATGATTACCTTGATAATCGGTCGGATCAAACGGCAATGATTATGAAGGTACACACGAGTAATTTTGCAGTTGTTGGCTTCACGAAAAGCGTCTCATCAGGTGAAATTAAAACCGCACTCTTAGATGAGGGAGATACCGATACACTTGTATTTGACGATCTTGGTAGTGGTTCTTTGCATCCGTTTATCCACGAAGGAATCGGTGACGAACCGCTTATTAGCACGGCATTAAAAAGTGGCTGCGATCTCGTTTCGTTCAGTGGGGATAAGCTTTTAGGTGGACCTCAAGCAGGCATTATTGCCGGCAGAGCTGATTTGATCCAAAAGCTTAAAAAACATCAGCTTGCCCGTGTGTTACGTGTAGACAAAATGACGCTCGCTGCACTTGAAGCCACGTTAACCGACTATGTGTACGGCAATAGCGAGGCGATTCCTACTGTCTCAGATATTCGTCGTGATAAAGATGACATAATGTCGGAATGTTCGACGTTTGTGTCGAGCCTTTCTTTATCGAGTGTGCAGCTTGAGCAAGTGGAGGACCTCTCTAAGGTTGGTGGGGGAACAATGCCACTAGTAGAGCTACCCACTGCTGGTCTTGTGGTGAAGCATCCTTTACTTTCTGCTTCACGTTTAGAGACCTATTTTAGGTCTTTTGAAACGCCGATCATTGGTCGAATTAGATCGGACATGTATTTTTTAGATTTTAGAACGTTAACAGCTGACGATCAAAAAGTAGTAAAGCGAGCATTAACTGCGTTAGATAATGAATTTCTTTAA
- the selD gene encoding selenide, water dikinase SelD, translating to MSETHPRLTQMTKKAGUGCKIGPADLAQVLRHLPKHTEDKNLLVGLDTSDDAGVYQLTDDIALVQTVDYFTPIVDDPYMFGQIAAANSLSDVYAMGGEPKTVMNIVGFPITQLPHDVLATILLGASDKVKESGAVLAGGHSIDDPEPKFGLSCTGIVHPDRIFKNVGSKPGEVIVLTKPLGVGIMTTAIKRDKLTSEQEQAVTETMATLNKTAATHLKQYSPSAVTDVTGFGLAGHGHEMASGSGVTFEIDYKKIPFLKGTEALAKEGIVPGGSKSNHAWLKEEVRYADSIEDHQQLMLCDAITSGGLLITMSEEEAKQYVNDMEQSEFGAHIIGTVSEASGTSLVFTK from the coding sequence ATGTCAGAAACACACCCACGTTTAACACAAATGACAAAAAAGGCTGGTTGAGGATGCAAAATCGGCCCAGCCGACCTGGCGCAAGTTTTGCGTCATTTACCGAAACACACAGAAGATAAAAACCTTTTAGTTGGTTTAGATACATCGGATGATGCAGGTGTTTACCAGTTAACGGACGACATTGCACTCGTGCAAACCGTTGACTACTTTACTCCAATTGTCGATGACCCGTATATGTTTGGACAGATTGCTGCAGCTAATTCCCTTAGTGACGTGTATGCAATGGGCGGAGAGCCAAAGACCGTTATGAATATAGTAGGCTTCCCTATTACGCAACTCCCGCACGATGTTTTAGCGACGATTCTTTTAGGCGCGTCTGACAAAGTAAAAGAGTCTGGCGCCGTATTAGCTGGCGGACACTCTATCGATGATCCAGAGCCTAAGTTTGGTCTAAGCTGTACAGGAATCGTACATCCTGATCGAATCTTTAAAAATGTCGGATCAAAACCAGGTGAAGTCATTGTACTTACAAAGCCACTTGGCGTTGGTATTATGACAACAGCGATCAAGCGTGACAAGCTAACTTCAGAGCAAGAGCAAGCTGTTACAGAGACAATGGCTACGTTAAATAAAACTGCAGCTACTCACCTTAAGCAGTATTCACCATCTGCAGTAACAGATGTTACAGGCTTTGGTTTAGCCGGTCATGGTCATGAAATGGCAAGCGGAAGTGGTGTTACGTTTGAGATCGATTATAAGAAGATTCCGTTCTTAAAGGGAACAGAGGCCTTAGCAAAAGAAGGCATTGTACCTGGCGGATCGAAGAGTAATCACGCTTGGCTTAAAGAGGAAGTTCGCTACGCTGATTCTATAGAAGATCATCAGCAGCTTATGCTGTGTGATGCAATCACTTCTGGCGGACTACTCATTACAATGTCTGAAGAAGAAGCGAAGCAATACGTAAACGATATGGAGCAAAGTGAATTTGGTGCACACATTATCGGAACTGTATCTGAAGCATCAGGAACGTCCTTAGTATTTACTAAGTAA
- the selB gene encoding selenocysteine-specific translation elongation factor — MEPSFYTVGMAGHIDHGKTTLTKALTNIDTDRLKEEKERAISIEPGYAPLDLGEDMAVSIVDVPGHEKFIRQMIAGVAGIDLVMLVIAADEGIMPQTREHVEIINSLGIEHGLIVVTKADSLDDEMEELIKEDIQDYVKDTFLRDCEFHFVDSISGKGITELKDRIATKLKEVPTKKVGTTFRLPIDQVFTVKGQGTVVRGTIYEGKVNEGDVLRLLPSDKEVRVRQIQVHHKSYSTSQAGQRTAINVGGVSHEEISRGDVLVSSGDYVMTQVVDLALTPVTLFEHALKQRTAIKLHIGTAEVFGKVVFFDRNELEPGDTNEVLCQVRLDEPVVTKRGDRFILRRPSPVETIGGGIVIQTNGGKYRFGQATVDQLSKIKEGTPKERVLDVLEAKEVAPISALHQAVGLSVEELQMVQDELVASRDIVFIHQHVMSMSMFLRYQAELLQELQAFHEQHPMRPGKDLASVWPNNQAFDPIRAAFMDQLVEQEKIRRNGNFVYLPEFSSSFPKQWAKRMEQVTEAIKVSGIEVADFEELTAKAGLPEEQQVDLAHYLIREKIAVRLDDKRLVSNHALDEAKRKLQSSFKESFTLQDAKSVLGLSRKYLVPLLELFDELGWTKRQDQIREWK; from the coding sequence ATGGAACCTTCATTTTATACTGTCGGAATGGCAGGGCATATTGATCACGGTAAAACAACGCTCACAAAAGCATTAACGAATATAGATACCGATCGTTTAAAAGAAGAGAAAGAACGCGCGATCTCCATCGAACCTGGATATGCGCCTCTTGATTTAGGAGAGGACATGGCCGTTTCGATCGTAGACGTGCCAGGTCATGAGAAGTTTATTAGGCAAATGATTGCTGGAGTTGCGGGCATTGATCTCGTTATGCTCGTCATTGCAGCAGATGAGGGGATTATGCCTCAAACACGCGAGCACGTGGAGATTATTAACTCGTTAGGTATCGAGCATGGGCTCATTGTCGTAACAAAAGCGGACTCCTTAGATGATGAAATGGAAGAGCTTATTAAAGAGGATATTCAAGATTACGTAAAAGATACATTCTTACGAGACTGTGAGTTTCATTTTGTTGATAGTATCTCGGGGAAAGGGATTACAGAGCTAAAGGACCGCATCGCGACCAAGTTAAAAGAGGTGCCGACTAAAAAAGTTGGAACAACGTTTAGACTCCCAATTGACCAAGTCTTCACGGTTAAAGGGCAAGGTACGGTTGTGCGTGGCACGATTTACGAGGGCAAGGTGAACGAAGGCGATGTTCTTCGCCTCTTACCATCTGACAAAGAAGTACGAGTCAGACAAATTCAAGTTCACCATAAAAGCTATTCTACTAGCCAAGCAGGTCAACGAACTGCTATAAACGTTGGCGGTGTTTCTCATGAGGAAATTAGCCGTGGCGATGTGCTCGTCTCGAGCGGTGACTATGTCATGACGCAGGTTGTCGACTTAGCCCTTACGCCAGTGACACTTTTTGAGCATGCCTTAAAGCAGCGCACAGCTATCAAGCTTCATATTGGTACGGCTGAGGTCTTTGGTAAGGTCGTCTTTTTTGATCGGAATGAGCTTGAGCCCGGTGATACAAATGAGGTGTTGTGTCAGGTTAGGCTAGACGAGCCTGTCGTGACGAAGCGTGGCGATCGCTTTATTTTAAGACGTCCTTCTCCGGTCGAAACAATTGGAGGCGGGATTGTCATTCAAACAAATGGTGGGAAATACCGATTTGGTCAAGCGACAGTCGATCAGCTTTCTAAAATAAAAGAGGGAACTCCTAAAGAACGTGTACTAGACGTATTGGAGGCAAAGGAAGTTGCACCTATAAGCGCACTACATCAAGCTGTCGGTCTTTCGGTAGAAGAGCTACAAATGGTGCAAGACGAGCTTGTAGCATCACGAGATATCGTCTTCATCCATCAGCATGTGATGAGTATGTCTATGTTTTTGCGCTATCAAGCTGAGCTTCTACAAGAGCTCCAGGCTTTTCATGAGCAGCACCCAATGCGACCAGGTAAAGATCTTGCGTCTGTTTGGCCGAATAATCAAGCGTTTGATCCAATCAGAGCGGCATTTATGGATCAGCTTGTTGAGCAGGAGAAGATTCGTCGTAATGGGAATTTTGTTTACTTGCCAGAGTTTTCATCATCGTTTCCAAAACAGTGGGCAAAGCGAATGGAGCAGGTGACAGAGGCGATTAAGGTGTCAGGGATAGAGGTTGCTGACTTTGAGGAGCTTACGGCTAAAGCTGGATTACCTGAGGAGCAACAAGTAGATTTAGCGCACTATCTTATTCGTGAAAAGATTGCCGTGCGTTTAGACGACAAACGATTAGTTTCAAATCACGCGCTTGATGAGGCAAAAAGAAAGCTCCAATCAAGCTTTAAGGAGTCATTTACTCTTCAGGATGCGAAAAGCGTGCTCGGTTTATCACGTAAGTACTTAGTTCCTCTTTTAGAGTTGTTTGATGAGTTGGGTTGGACAAAGAGGCAGGATCAAATAAGAGAGTGGAAATAA
- a CDS encoding CcdC family protein, protein MEYSTFFMIAATLMAIMAIFVRMRAMKRPATARKILIPPIAMSTGFLMFFYPPVQAITALEVVESLTVGALFSILLIKTSSFEIRDNDVYMKRSKVFPFILVGLLIARIIFKLTFGINFEYEVLAGMFFLLAFGMILPWRIAMYRKFKAMETELHTTESHTLATAK, encoded by the coding sequence ATGGAATATTCAACGTTTTTTATGATCGCAGCTACGCTTATGGCTATCATGGCTATATTCGTACGTATGCGTGCGATGAAACGCCCCGCAACTGCAAGGAAAATACTCATTCCACCTATCGCTATGTCGACGGGTTTCTTGATGTTTTTCTACCCTCCCGTGCAAGCAATTACAGCACTCGAAGTGGTAGAGTCGTTAACAGTTGGGGCTTTATTTTCAATCTTACTTATTAAAACATCTTCGTTTGAAATTAGAGATAACGATGTGTACATGAAACGATCAAAGGTATTTCCATTTATCTTAGTTGGACTACTAATAGCTAGAATCATCTTCAAATTAACCTTCGGAATCAATTTTGAATATGAAGTTTTAGCAGGCATGTTCTTCTTACTCGCATTCGGAATGATTTTACCGTGGCGCATTGCCATGTACAGAAAATTCAAAGCAATGGAAACAGAGCTTCACACCACTGAATCTCACACCTTAGCAACAGCCAAATAA
- a CDS encoding DUF2621 domain-containing protein, translating to MEDLFMWFILFWSILVFVLVAIGGYFMFRKFLKKLPKEDGKSILDWQDYYIDQTIHLWTDDKKAFLNELVEPVPELFRDIAKHKIAGKIGEYAIQEKSDRLTEELIVKGYIAATPKRDHKFLRKKLKEKQIDVTPYEVYFAESPR from the coding sequence ATGGAAGATTTATTTATGTGGTTTATTTTATTCTGGTCCATTTTAGTTTTTGTACTAGTTGCGATCGGTGGCTACTTTATGTTCCGCAAATTCCTAAAAAAATTGCCTAAAGAGGATGGAAAGTCTATTCTTGACTGGCAGGACTACTATATTGATCAAACGATTCACCTATGGACAGACGATAAAAAAGCATTTTTGAATGAGCTAGTTGAACCAGTACCTGAGTTATTCCGTGATATTGCGAAGCATAAAATTGCCGGCAAAATTGGCGAATATGCGATTCAAGAAAAGTCCGATAGGCTTACAGAAGAGCTTATTGTGAAGGGCTACATTGCAGCCACACCTAAACGTGACCATAAGTTTCTTCGCAAGAAATTAAAAGAGAAACAAATTGATGTTACTCCATATGAAGTGTATTTTGCAGAATCACCACGATAA
- a CDS encoding cation transporter, with protein MKSVVLQVEGMTCGHCKSAVEGAALSVDGVKQAAVDLAANTVSVEMDEQVDVNLVKQEIEDQGYDVN; from the coding sequence ATGAAATCAGTAGTCTTACAAGTAGAAGGTATGACATGCGGTCATTGTAAAAGTGCAGTAGAGGGTGCAGCATTATCCGTTGATGGCGTAAAGCAAGCAGCTGTGGACCTAGCAGCAAATACGGTATCTGTTGAAATGGATGAACAAGTTGACGTTAATCTCGTAAAGCAAGAGATTGAAGATCAAGGATATGATGTTAATTAA
- a CDS encoding heavy metal translocating P-type ATPase — translation MSTQSPSNQESMDFSIEGMTCAACSARIEKVLNKHPDIQVANVNLTMESAHIEYDPSSLSKEDIYAKVHKLGYKAIEREVTEEKAERKEEAFQKQKRLFIVALIFSVPLFITMIDHFYPQEMLLPHWLMNGYLQWALATPVQFYVGWQFYRGAYQSLRSGSANMDVLVAMGTSAAYIYSVYLVLLGQNLLFFETSAIIITLVLLGKLLELRAKGRTSDAIKKLMGLQPKKALVVRDGVESLLAIDQVVVGDHVRILPGDKIPVDGIVISGSSSVDESMLTGESMPIDKHIDDEVVGATINKHGTLTIQATKIGSDSVLAQIVQIVERAQGSKAPIQRMVDLISSYFVPAALGIAILSFLGWYFVAGASFEVALINFTAVLVIACPCALGLATPTSIMVGTGKGAEHGILFKGGEYVERAHKVDTILLDKTGTITEGAPTVTDLIEVAGNDSSHVLQLVASVEANSEHPLGAAIVQYAKDQELSLLETDSFNAVPGFGVEAKINDQTVKVGTRRFIGSFSHEEEIKKLENDGKTVMLVSVNESFAGAIAVADKVKRTSKEAISLLKNAGYQVMMITGDNEATALSIGEQVGILDVYSQVLPEDKARIVDELKAKGNRVMMVGDGINDAPALATADVGVAIGTGTDVAMEASHITLMRGDLHSLYQTVLLSRKTMTNIKQNLFWAFIYNSIGIPIAALGFLAPWVAGAAMAFSSVSVVSNSLRLKRIKLKESVS, via the coding sequence TTATCGAAAGAAGATATATACGCAAAAGTTCACAAGCTTGGATATAAAGCGATTGAGCGTGAAGTGACAGAGGAGAAAGCGGAGCGAAAGGAAGAGGCGTTTCAAAAGCAAAAGCGGCTCTTTATTGTAGCGCTAATTTTTTCCGTACCTCTATTTATCACGATGATTGATCACTTTTATCCCCAAGAGATGTTATTGCCACACTGGCTCATGAACGGGTATTTGCAGTGGGCACTCGCAACGCCTGTTCAATTTTATGTCGGCTGGCAGTTTTACCGTGGGGCCTACCAATCCCTGCGAAGCGGTAGTGCGAACATGGACGTCCTCGTTGCCATGGGGACCTCAGCTGCCTATATTTACTCGGTGTATTTAGTACTTCTAGGACAAAACTTATTGTTTTTCGAAACGAGTGCTATCATCATCACCCTCGTGCTTTTAGGTAAATTATTGGAGCTTCGTGCAAAGGGGCGTACTTCTGATGCAATTAAAAAGCTCATGGGTCTTCAACCTAAAAAAGCCCTCGTGGTGAGAGATGGAGTTGAATCCTTACTTGCAATTGATCAGGTCGTGGTAGGAGATCACGTACGTATTCTTCCAGGTGATAAAATACCGGTAGATGGTATCGTCATTAGCGGAAGCTCCTCTGTCGACGAGTCTATGCTAACAGGAGAGAGTATGCCAATAGATAAGCATATAGATGACGAGGTAGTTGGTGCCACGATCAATAAACACGGCACCTTAACGATTCAAGCAACCAAAATTGGCAGTGACTCTGTTCTCGCGCAAATCGTCCAAATCGTAGAACGAGCGCAAGGCTCGAAAGCACCGATCCAGCGAATGGTGGACTTGATCTCGAGCTACTTTGTCCCAGCGGCGCTTGGTATAGCAATCTTGTCGTTTTTAGGCTGGTACTTCGTTGCGGGAGCTTCTTTTGAGGTAGCACTTATTAACTTTACTGCTGTACTAGTCATTGCCTGCCCCTGCGCGCTTGGGCTCGCTACCCCTACGTCTATTATGGTAGGTACAGGAAAAGGCGCCGAGCACGGCATTCTTTTTAAAGGTGGCGAGTACGTGGAACGAGCGCATAAGGTGGATACGATTTTACTTGATAAGACAGGGACAATTACGGAAGGAGCTCCTACCGTAACGGACCTCATAGAGGTAGCTGGAAACGATTCTTCACACGTCCTGCAATTGGTCGCGTCTGTTGAAGCGAACTCGGAGCATCCATTAGGAGCAGCCATTGTACAGTATGCAAAAGACCAGGAACTTTCTCTTTTAGAGACTGACTCATTTAACGCTGTTCCAGGCTTCGGTGTTGAAGCTAAGATTAATGATCAAACAGTTAAGGTTGGTACAAGAAGGTTTATCGGTTCATTTTCTCATGAAGAAGAGATTAAAAAGCTCGAGAATGATGGGAAGACAGTCATGCTTGTTTCTGTCAATGAGTCGTTTGCTGGTGCTATTGCAGTCGCAGATAAGGTGAAGCGGACATCGAAAGAGGCGATTAGCCTTTTAAAGAATGCAGGCTATCAAGTGATGATGATCACGGGTGATAATGAAGCAACGGCGCTCTCGATCGGAGAGCAGGTTGGTATTCTGGATGTGTACAGTCAGGTGCTCCCTGAAGACAAGGCGCGAATCGTCGACGAGTTAAAAGCGAAAGGTAACCGTGTTATGATGGTAGGGGACGGCATTAACGATGCGCCAGCATTAGCCACTGCAGATGTTGGTGTCGCTATCGGCACGGGGACAGATGTAGCAATGGAAGCGAGCCACATCACGTTAATGAGAGGCGATTTGCATTCCCTTTATCAAACGGTGCTTTTAAGTCGTAAAACGATGACAAACATTAAGCAAAATTTATTTTGGGCGTTTATTTACAATTCGATCGGCATTCCAATCGCGGCGCTTGGTTTTCTTGCACCGTGGGTAGCGGGAGCAGCCATGGCGTTTAGCTCGGTGTCCGTCGTCTCCAATTCCCTACGTTTAAAACGAATAAAATTAAAGGAGAGTGTCTCATGA